A DNA window from Candidatus Saccharibacteria bacterium oral taxon 955 contains the following coding sequences:
- a CDS encoding NUDIX domain-containing protein, which yields MKVIELNIEVDQAFGNLHRDRCVLIAVKDKDDKLLSGAKPGFFPPTITRLLGGGLDKGERPEAAAIRELSEELGVELSVEDLEPIAKFITNAVDRDGKEYKNETYLYGAKLKDQKYRPGDDVKQIITLSKDETLQLADSFESLPACLWYIGEEGDFSWSDYGKMYGPIHRVAVEYL from the coding sequence ATGAAAGTAATTGAACTAAATATAGAAGTAGATCAGGCTTTCGGTAATCTACACCGTGACCGATGTGTGTTAATCGCTGTAAAAGATAAGGATGACAAGCTCCTAAGCGGGGCAAAACCAGGATTCTTTCCGCCAACTATCACAAGGCTGCTGGGTGGAGGATTGGATAAAGGTGAACGGCCTGAAGCTGCCGCTATTCGCGAGCTATCTGAAGAGTTAGGGGTTGAACTATCTGTTGAGGATTTAGAGCCAATTGCAAAATTTATAACCAATGCAGTAGATAGGGATGGAAAAGAGTATAAAAATGAAACCTATCTGTATGGCGCCAAGCTCAAAGATCAGAAATATCGACCAGGAGATGATGTTAAACAGATCATTACTCTCAGCAAAGACGAGACCTTACAATTGGCTGATTCGTTTGAGAGTTTGCCCGCTTGTTTATGGTATATAGGCGAGGAGGGTGATTTCTCTTGGAGCGATTACGGAAAGATGTACGGCCCAATACATCGAGTTGCAGTAGAGTATCTTTAG
- a CDS encoding CPBP family intramembrane metalloprotease — translation MIRRSKSQKSKQPTLLLAIWFVAMAIAVAVTVPLQIAIGLPFELYALVTLAPFIAYLATIPLRHWRPSRWQTVSAARWAMSIISACLTIGVVGLLFVAIGYKPHWQLPTAGASIGVFLLLQIFGAFTEEVGWRGLVQHCGEAYGHRLVVAGLSGFIFGLLHFSFWSLGFIPSFTFSLTAMFLALTIVTTYNGSFWQRMVPATILHTGANLMLVVFAPNDLAFATSPIVLAATIVMFIFALCYRQVWKKVYENGAS, via the coding sequence ATGATACGACGGTCGAAGTCGCAGAAATCTAAGCAGCCTACTCTACTACTTGCTATTTGGTTCGTCGCTATGGCTATAGCGGTTGCTGTTACTGTGCCTTTGCAGATTGCGATTGGCTTACCTTTTGAACTCTATGCATTGGTAACACTTGCTCCTTTTATAGCATACTTGGCGACTATACCGCTTCGACACTGGCGACCGTCTCGGTGGCAGACGGTTAGTGCCGCGCGATGGGCTATGAGTATTATTTCAGCCTGTTTGACTATCGGTGTTGTCGGATTATTGTTTGTGGCTATCGGCTACAAACCACACTGGCAACTTCCGACCGCGGGGGCGTCAATTGGCGTGTTTTTACTGTTACAAATATTTGGCGCGTTTACCGAGGAGGTTGGTTGGCGCGGTCTAGTCCAGCACTGTGGAGAAGCATATGGCCATAGGCTGGTGGTGGCGGGATTAAGTGGTTTTATCTTTGGGTTATTGCATTTTAGTTTTTGGTCGCTCGGGTTTATTCCATCGTTTACTTTTTCGCTAACTGCAATGTTCTTGGCTCTCACTATCGTCACCACCTACAATGGTTCATTTTGGCAACGTATGGTGCCAGCCACAATTTTACACACCGGAGCCAACCTGATGCTGGTAGTCTTTGCGCCAAATGATCTAGCATTTGCTACCTCACCAATTGTTCTTGCTGCCACTATCGTCATGTTTATATTTGCGCTTTGCTATCGTCAGGTTTGGAAAAAGGTCTATGAAAATGGAGCATCGTAA